The Kineothrix sp. IPX-CK genomic interval ACGAAGAGCATCAATCAGAAATTTAGGGTTAAAGCCAATCATAATATCTTTTCCCTTTTTATCGATGTCTATTTCTTCGTTCATGCTTCCTACCGTAGAATTGATCTTAAGCTCCATCATACCATCGATTATATTTATAATAATAGGTTTCTTATCTCCTTCTTTCACGAGAAGAGTAGCTCTGTCGATACAATTTAAAAATTCTTTCTTGTTAATTCTTACCTTCGTCTCATAATCACTGGAAAGCATTTGATCTATTTTGAAATACTCTCCTTCAATCAGGCGGGAAACCACAGTAGTACTTTCGAATTCAAATACGATATGTTTGTCCGTAAAGAAGATATGTACGTCTTCCTCCATTCCACCAGACAGTATCTTGCTTATCTCATTTAACGTCTTGCCGGGAACTACTACTTTTTTAGGCATATAAAAATTCTTCAGTCCAATTTTTCTTATGGATATTCTGTGACCATCCAGAGAAACTACCTTCAAAATATCCTCGTTAATTTCAAATAATTCACCTGTCATCAGTTTATTGCTGTCATTATCAGAAATAGAAAATATAGTCTGTCTGATCACTTCTTTCAAGGTGAACTGGGAAACAATGATAGAATCTATCTTTTCGATAGAAGGCAGGTAGGAAAAATCATCTCCTGACTTTCCAATAATATTAAACTTAGCTTTTTCGCAAGTAATGGTAGTCTTATAAGAAGAATCCGTTACAATAGTTATATCGTTATCGGGAAGCTTTCTTACTATCTCTAAAAAAATCCTGGCATCCAAAGCTATCAAGCCTTTTTCCACTATATTTCCTTCAATCAAGGTCTCTATACCGAGTTCCATATCATTGGCGATCAGTTTAATGTTTCCTCCCCTTGCATCGATGAGAATACATTCGAGAATAGACATCGTCGTTTTATTAGGAACAGCCTTCGATACGATTTGTACTCCGTTAAGCAGATTTGATTTTGAACAAACTAATTTCATTTGTGTATAACTCCCTTCCTGAAAAGATGAAAAATTTGATTTGCCGAAAACCGGTTAATATATAAAGAATTTAATAATATAAATAATAATAGTTGTTGATATGTGTATAACCTTATCTATTATACTATTTTTCAGTAAAAAAAGAAATCATAATATATGTGAAAAACTAAATATAACTTTTGGATAACATGTGAATTATTCACATCTCTTTTTTTGAAGCATAAAATTAAATCTTATACTCATAAAAATATCAACATTATAACCACATAATAATAAACATAAGATTGTGGAAAGCTATTATGAAATCTATGAAGGATTAATTTTTTTTCTTATGATTTCTATTTTATTTTTGAGTTCTTCGTTTGTTTTAATTTCCTCTGTAATCTTATTAACTCCGTGGATAATTGTGGTATGATCTTTTTTGCCAAGTATCTTACCTATATTTTGATAAGAGGTATCTGTCATGCTGCGGCAAAGATACATAACTACCTGCCTCGGTTCCACAAACTCAGAATTACGTTTTTTGGAGGTTATATCCTCAGCATTTACTCCGAATTGTTCCGAAACTACATTAATAATAAAGGAAGGACTTATTTCTTTCGGTTTGTCAGGATAAATAATATCTTTTAGAGCTTCCTCCGCAATATCAAGAGTGATATCTACATTATTTAATTTGGAAAAAGCAATAATCTTATTAAAAGCACCTTCTAATTCTCTGATGTTGGACTTTATATTCGTAGCTATATATTTGAAGATTTCATTATCTACTTCTTTACTGTAGCTTTCCGCATTTTTCTTAAGTATTGCCATTCTGGTCTCATAATCGGGGGGCTGAATATCCGCAATAAGTCCCCATTCAAATCTGGAACGAAATCTTTCTTCCAAAGTTTCCATTTCTTTAGGAGGCTTATCTGAGGAGAGAATGATCTGCTTCCCGGAAGCATGGAGTACATTAAAGGTATGGAAGAATTCTTCCTGTGTACTTTCTTTTCCTATAATAAACTGTACATCATCAATAAGCAGCACATCTACAGTCCTGTATTTTTCCCTGAGCTTCGTCATGGCCGCAGCGTTACCGCTCCTTATGGATTCAATTACTTCGTTGGTAAATTGTTCCGAGGTAACGTAAAGTACTTTCATATTAGGATTCTGATTAAGGATAAAATGTCCGATGGAGTGCATGAGGTGAGTCTTACCCAATCCGGCGCCTCCGTATAAATAGAGGGGATTATACGCTTCTCCGGGAGATTCGGCCACTGCGAGGGAAGCGGAATGAGCAAATTTATTATTGCTTCCTACCACGAAGGTATCGAATCTGTACTTTGGATTCAGATTAGCTTTCTCGTAATTAATGTTGTATTGAGGCTTCAAAGCCATAGAATCTTCGTTTTCATCCACATCTTTTTCCAATATAAAAGAAATGTCATATTCATGATCCATCATTTCCGTAATGGTTACTTGAAAATAACTCTTATATTTGTTTGTTATGTAGCTGAGAGCATGAGCTTGGTCGGAAGGAATCAAAATAGTGACCACATCATTCTCCACACTGTAAAAATTGAGGTTAGCTACCCATGTATTATAAGAAATATTAGATAAATCATATTCTTTTTTTATCGTTTGTTTAATTAATTCCCAGTTTTCTTTAATAGAATCCATGAAATGCCTCCGGTTTAATAAGTAAAGCATACTATTTTGATAGTAATACTATCTTAGTAGTATTGGTATTCTTTAAGCGATAATACCTCATTTATATCTTAATATAAATAATACAAAATTTCAAATGGTTAATTTTATGAACGGGTTTATGCACATCTTGTGGATAATTAAGGGGAATAAAGTATGATTTTGAAATAAAAGTTAACATAGAATTTTATACGTTCCAAAGCCTTGTGTATAACTCTAAAAATAATTATTAACATGAGTAAATATCGATTATTAGAGGATTTATTAAGTTAATTCACTATGTTTTCACATAATATCAAGGTGTTATCCACATTTTATACACAATATGTGGATAGATTTATGTAAATTAAAAATTAATTTACTTCCATGTGCATAACTTTATTTTCTATCTACATTTAGTGGTTAGCTTATCTTTGAAATAACAATATGTAGTTTTAGTTAAAATCACGATTTTTTCAACGTTTTTTGGGTATTTTTAATTTATTAAATTTATGGTTATTTACTTGACGGAAACTTTTTTATCTTATATAATCGTAATGATATTTTTCCAACACGATATTAATAAAAAACTATTCGTTTACCTTATATTATAGAAGGTTTTCAAAAAGGAGGTGCACCAATTATGAAAATGACATTTCAGCCTAAAAACAGACAGAGAAAGAAAGTTCACGGTTTTAGATCCAGAATGAGTACTCCGGGCGGAAGAAAAGTATTAGCTGCCAGAAGAGCAAAAGGAAGAAAGAGATTGTCAGCATAGGCCGCAGTTTTGTGGCCTTTTTTCTCTTGTGGCGAAAAATATGAGATTTTCAGAATCATTGAAGAAAAATAACGATTTCAGAACTGTTTATAAAAGTGGTAGATCTTATGCTAATAAATATCTTGTAATGTATGTGTTGGAAAATAACAGAAATATGAACAGAATCGGAATATCGGTAAGTAAAAAAGTTGGAAACAGTGTCGTGCGCCACAGAGTTACGAGATTGTTGAGAGAAAGTTACAGACTGCATGAAAATATATTTAATGATGGATTAGATATAGTAGTCGTTGCAAGAAACAATGCGGCTTCGGCTTCTTATGCCGAGATAGAAAGCGCATTATTACATCTGGGAAAACTTCATCATATATTAAAGATATATTTTTAATGTATGTAAAGAAGTTTGATTTGATAATTGATATGAAAAAATTATTGATTTACATGATTAAGTTCTATAGAAAATATATTTCTCCTATGAAGAGAACAAAATGCCCTTATTTTCCCACTTGTTCAGAGTATGGTCTGGAAGCGGTCAGCAAATATGGCGCTTTGAAAGGTGGGCTTTTGTCGTTATGGAGAATTTTAAGGTGTAATCCCTTTTCCAAGGGAGGTTATGATCCAGTTCCGTAGAATAATTACTATTTAAAATTTATGTTATGCTTCATTAAGGAGGAGAAAAATTGTCAGGTATTATATTAACCCAGAATCAAACCTTTATTATAGGACCGGTTGCTAAGCTTCTCGGATATATAATGGAAGGAATTTTCTTCTGTTTGGACAAAATAGGTATTCCAAATATTGGTTTAGCTATTATTTTATTCACTATCGTTATTTATCTTATGATGATGCCCCTCACTATTAAGCAGCAGAAATTCTCTAAACTTTCCGCTAAGATGAATCCTGAACTTCAAGAGATTCAAGCGAAGTACAAAAATAAGAAAGACAATGAGACTGCCATGAAAATGAATGAAGAGACGCAGGCCGTGTATGCAAAATACGGTGTTTCTCCTACAGGAAGTTGTCTTCAGCTCATTATTCAGATGCCTATATTGTTTGCACTTTATCGTGTAATTTATTCTATGCCTGCTTATGTAGGTAAGATTAAGGAAGCTTTTTTCCCGTTGGTGGACAAGCTGATTTCTTCTCCGGGAAGTACGGATTTCATAAGGAACTTTAAGGAAGCTAACATGTATAGCAAACAGTTCCAATCAGATGCTTTTACTAGTGGTACTGTGGAGTATGTGCAGAATACTTTTATTGATGTACTGAATAAGGCATCTACCTCCGAATGGCTTTCTATTTCGGATAAGTTTCCTAATTTATCTACGGACGTGACTAGTACGCTTCAGACTTTGGATAGATATAATAATTTTCTTGGATTGAATATAGGAAATTCTCCTTCTTTTATAATGAAGGAAGCAATTGCTAATGGAACCTATATAATGATAGTTGCTGCTCTTGCAGTTCCTGTTCTGTCAGCTGTTACCCAGTGGATCAATACGAAGCTGATGCCTCAGCCGGATACCAGCAATAATAAGGATAATCCGATGGCTTCTTCTATGAAGACGATGAATATGATGATGCCTATTATGTCGGCATTTTTCTGTTATACTCTTCCCGCAGGTATGGGTCTATACTGGATTGCCGGTTCTGTAGTGCGAAGCGTTCAGCAGATAGTGATCAATAAGCACATTGACAAGATGGATCTGGATGAACTTATTAAAAAGAACGTAGAGAAGAGAAATAAGAAGCTTGAAAAATCAAAGGGCATTAATTTAAAGACGATTAACGATTATGCCAACATGAATACAAAGAATGTGGCGGCTAAGCAGGCGCAGCAGAATGTTTCTGGGGCTTCCTCTATGACGCAGCAGGAGAAGGATGAGGCAGTAAAGAAATCTACAGAATACTATAGCAAGAATGCAAAGTCTGGCAGCATTGCTTCCAAGGCTAACATGGTAAAACAATATAATGAAAAGAATAATAAGTAGGAGGGTATGGTCATGGAATTTATTGAGATTTCAGCAAAAACTGTAAATGATGCGATTACGGAAGCTTGTAGAAAACTTACTGTTACGAGTGATAAATTGGATTATGAAGTTGTAGAAGAAGGTTCCTCCGGATTTCTTGGAATTGGCTCAAAGCCTGCTGTTATTAAGGCTAGAGTAAAGTCCTCTGTTGATGATAAAGCGAAGATTTTCCTTACGGATGTTTTCGAAGCGATGAACCTTACAGTGGTAGTTAAAGCGAAGTACGATGAAGCTGAAAATTCATTGGATATCGACTTGAGCGGCGATGAAATGGGAGTTCTCATTGGAAAGAGAGGACAAACTCTCGATTCTCTTCAATATCTTGTATCCTTAGTAGTTAATAAAGATGCTGAAAACTATATCCGTGTGAAGGTAGATACTGAGAATTATAGACAGAGAAGAAAAGATACTCTTGAAAATCTTGCAAAAAATATGGCTTATAAGGTTAAAAGAACGAAGCGTCCGCTATCACTCGAGCCTATGAATCCTTATGAAAGAAGAATTATTCATTCTGCTTTACAGGGAGATAAATATGTGACTACCCATAGCGAAGGGGAGGAGCCTTTCCGTCGTGTAGTTGTTACTTTAAAAAAATAAAGATATATGATATAATAAACCCTTGAATCTTAACAGATTCAAGGGTTTTTAGTGTGAAAGGTAAGTCATTTAATGAATTAAAGTAAAAATGGGTAATCTTAAAGTATTAAGCTTTTAAGGAAAGCATATAAGAGGTTTATTATGAAGACAGATACTATAGCTGCTATTGCTACTGCGATGGCAGATTCCGGAATTGGAATTGTGAGGATTAGTGGTGAAGAAGCTATTGAAATTGCGGATAGGATGTTTCGAACGAAATCGGGAAAAAGGATTCTGCGTGAAGTAGTTTCTCATACTATAAATTATGGATATATTGTGGATAATTCTTCCGGTGAGAAAAATGATGTGGATGAAGGTTATCTTAAAGAAAGTAATATTGTAGATGAGGTCATGGTCGGCGTTATGAAGTCGCCTGGCAGCTATACTACGGAGGATACAGTCGAGATTAATTGTCATGGGGGTGTTCTCATGATGAATCGTATATTGGAGCTGGTAATTAAGAATGGGGCGAGAATTGCAGAGCCGGGTGAATTTACAAAAAGGGCTTTTTTAAATGGAAGAATAGATTTATCTAAAGCGGAAGCTGTCATTGATATAATTCATTCGAAGAATCAGTTCGCTTTAAAAAGTTCTGTGAGTCAATTAAAGGGTTCGGTGTCGGAAGTAGTTAAGGGGCTCCGTCAGGAGCTTATTTATGAAATTGCTTTTATAGAATCCGCTTTGGATGATCCGGAGCATATTAGTCTGGAGGGATATGGGGAAAGGCTTTATGAAAAGACGGATAATATTATTTCGAAGTTAAAAAAACTGCTTGATTCTGCTGATAACGGCATGATGCTTAAAGAAGGGATTAATACTGTAATTGTCGGTAAACCTAATGCAGGTAAGTCTTCTCTTCTGAATCTTCTTGTGGGAGAAGAAAAGGCAATTGTTACCGATGTTGCTGGTACTACCAGAGATGTCCTGGAAGAATCCATAAAGCTTCACGGTATAAGTTTGAATATTATAGATACTGCGGGTATTCGCTATACTGAAGATGTGGTGGAAAAAATTGGTGTGGAAAGGGCAATAAAGTATGCTTCTTCTGCAGATTTAGTTATTTTTGTGGTGGATGCTTCTCTGCCTTTGGATGAGAGTGATAATCATATCATTCAAATGATTGCCGGTAAGAAAACGATAATTCTTTTGAATAAGACAGATTTGGATGAGGTAACTACGGAAGATATTTTATCTGCTGAAATAAGGGCTGTGGATAAAGCTGTAGATGCTTCTCATATTAGGATTATAAAGACTTCTACAAAGGAAAATATAGGAATCGATTTATTGGAGAAGGCTATTAAGGATATGTTTTTCCAAGGGGAGATATCCTTTAATGATGAAGTATTCATTACGAATATGAGGCATAAGGAAGCAATTATGAATGCTTATGAAGATATGCTTCAGGTAAGGCGAAGTTTGGAGGATGGTATGCCTGAAGATTTTTATTCCATCGACTTGATGAGCTCTTATTCTTCTTTGGGTACTATAATAGGAGAGGAAGTCGGAGAAGATTTAGTAAATGAGATATTTTCAAAGTTTTGTATGGGAAAATAACGAAAGAAGGAAATAGAATGTTTGAAAGCAGTATAAAAGAAAAAGTGGATGTTTGTGTAGTGGGGGCCGGACATGCCGGATGTGAAGCTGCTTTGGCTTGTGCACGGCTTGGACTTGAAACCGTTATTTTTACTGTCAGTGTTGACAGTATTGCTCTTATGCCATGCAATCCAAATATAGGAGGTTCTTCTAAAGGGCATTTGGTAAGAGAAATAGATGCTCTCGGAGGAGAGATGGGAAAAAATATAGATAAGACTTTCATTCAGTCTAAAATGTTGAATGTGTCTAAAGGTCCGGCAGTTCATTCCCTTAGAGCTCAGGCAGATAAGGCAGAATATTCCAGACTTATGAGAAAGGTTTTGGAGAATCAGGATCATCTTACGATTAAACAGGCAGAGGTATGTGAACTGGTTATAGAGGATAACCGGATTGTGAGTATAAAAACCTTTACGGGTGCAATTTATGAATGTAAGGCAGCAATTCTTTGTACGGGTACTTATTTGAAAGCCAGATGTCTTTGCGGAGAGAGTATTACTTATACAGGACCTAATGGATTGCAGGCAGCTAATCATTTGACGGATTCTTTGAGAAATCTTGGAATAGAGATAAGAAGATTTAAGACGGGAACTCCTGCCAGAATGGATAAGAGAAGTTTGGACTTTTCAAAGATGGAGGAGCAGTTTGGAGATGAAAGAGTGGTTCCTTTTTCTTTTTCAACTAATCCGGAGGATGTACAGATAGATCAGGTTTCTTGCTGGTTGACGTATACGAACCAGAATACTCATGAAATCATACGCGGAAATTTGGACCGCTCTCCTATTTATGCGGGGATTATTGAAGGAACCGGGCCCAGGTATTGTCCTTCTATTGAAGATAAGGTAGTAAAGTTTGCGGATAAAGAAAGACATCAGGTATTTATCGAACCGGAAGGGCTTCATACTAATGAGATGTATGTAGGAGGAATGTCTTCTTCTCTTCCGGAGGATGTGCAGCTTGCTATGTATCGTACGGTGCCTGGAATGGAAAATTGCAGGATAGTGAGAAATGCTTATGCAATAGAATATGATTGTATTAATCCGAGACAGTTATATCCTACTTTGGAGTTCAAAAATATAAAGGGGCTTTTCAGCGCCGGTCAATTTAATGGAAGCAGTGGATATGAAGAAGCGGCGGCTCAGGGATTAATTGCCGGAATTAATGCAGCTCTTTCTATTCAGAATAAAGGACAGCTTGTAATAGATCGTTCGGAAGCATATATAGGTGTATTGATTGACGATTTAGTGACTAAGGAAAGTTTTGAACCTTACAGGATGATGACCTCGAGGGCAGAGTATAGATTAATTCTTCGTCAGGATAATGCAGATCTTCGTCTTAGGGAAAAAGGTTATAAGGCAGGGCTTATTTCAGAGGAAGCTTATAAAGCTGTTATAGATAAGAGGGAGTTGATAAATAAAGAGATCCATCGTCTTAAAAATACGATTGTCGGAGCATCGAAAAATATTCAGGAGTTTTTATCTTCCAAAGAAAGTTCTACTTTAAAGACCGGAACAAATATGTCTGAGTTAATATGCAGGCCGGAGCTTTCATATGAGATTTTATCTGAAATCGATGTGAACAGACAACCTTTACCTGCAGGTGTTATTGAGCAGGTAGAGATAGAGATTAAATATGAGGGTTATATTTCCCGTCAGATGAGGCAGGTAGAGCAGTTTAAGAAGATGGAAAAAAAGAAGATTTCCTCTGATCTGGATTATAACGATATAAAAAGCCTTCGCCTGGAGGCGCGTCAGAAGTTGATTTCTTATAAGCCGGTATCTGTTGGTCAAGCTTCCAGAATTTCGGGGGTTTCTCCTGCGGATATTTCTGTGCTGCTTATTTATTTGGAACAGTTTAATAAAAATAATAATCGAGTTTAAAAAGGGAATGGTTTGATATGTTTGAAGATGATTTGAGGGAATTTGGAATATACTTGAGCGATGTACAAAAGTCTCAGTTTATGCAGTATTATGAGCTTTTGGTCGAATGGAACTCTTTTATGAATCTGACGTCGATTACTGATTATGATGAGGTTATGAAGAAGCATTTTATTGATAGTCTTTCTATTGTTAAGGCATTCAATTACATGAATGAAAATTTTGTTGGTAAATCGGGTTTTTCTTTAAGTGATATGAGATTTGATATGATTGATATAGGAACGGGTGCAGGTTTTCCGGGTATTCCTTTGAAGATTGTTTTTCCTGATATTAAGATTACCCTGTTGGATTCTCTTCAGAAGAGGATTAAATTTTTGGATGAGGTAATAGATAAGTTAGGCCTTTCAGGTATTGATACCCTTCATGGACGTGCTGAGGATTATGCTAAGCCGGATAAACTGAATAAATATGGAACACTTAGAGAAAAATATGATTTGTGCGTATCCAGGGCAGTAGCTAATCTCTCTACTCTTTCAGAGTTATGTCTTCCTTTTGTGAAAAAAGATGGTTTTTTTATTTCTTATAAGTCGGAAAAACTGACGGATGAGTTGAAAGAAGCCGGAAAGGTAATATCCTTGCTTGGTGGAGAGGTGGAGGATCAGATATATTTTAAACTTCCTGATTCCGATATTAATAGAAATCTTCTTATTATAAGAAAAGTAAAAAATACACCGGAAAAGTTTCCCAGAAAGGCGGGACTTCCGGTAAAGGAACCTATAAAGTAAGAAATAGTTGAAATAATCTGAATATAATATATGAAGGAGATTTATGAAAACTTTAAAGATTAATATAGGGAGCATACCTGCTGTTATATGGGGTGAAAAGTCAGATAAAGTATATATTTTTGTTCATGGAAAGATGTCTTGCAAAGAAAGTGCCGGGTTGTTTGCAAAGATTGCTGAGGAAAAAGGTTATCAGACGATTAGCTTTGATTTGCCTGCTCACGGTGAACGGCAGGGGGAGAAGAGAAAGTGTGATATTTGGAATGGTAAAGAGGATTTGAAAGAAGTGGGCGATTATGTTTTTTCAAAGTGGGAAAGAATATCTCTTTTCGGCTCCAGCTTAGGAGCTTTTTTTAGTTTACATGCGTATAGGGATAGGAAATTCGAAAATTGTTTGTTTCAATCACCTATTTTAGATATGGAATATCTTATTCATCAGATGTTTATTTGGTTTGATGTTTCGGAACCTATATTGGAGGAGAAAAGAGAGATTGAAACACCCGTTGATATTTTGTCGTGGGATTATTATACTTTTGTAAAAGAAAATCCTATTGTAAAGTGGAATGTACCCACACATATTTTATATGGGTTGAAGGATAATTTGCAAAGTTTGAAGGTTATAGAAGATTTCACAAAGAAATTTTGCAGTGTTATTACTGTTTCGGAAAACAGTGAACATCCTTTTATGGATGAAAGTGACGCACCGGTTGTAGAGAATTGGATGAGAGCCAATATATAAAGAAATCCAAATGAAGCCATGGTTTAAATGTGAAAGGGTTCATTTGGATTTTCATTATGTGATAGGAAAGTGTGCAGAGCACATTTTTGTCTTACTATGAAGTCAGAAAAACATCAATATACCCATATGTCTTCTCCGGCGCTTCCATGTGGGGAAGAAGCTTTGTATAAGGAATATATGAAGCTTCAATTGCGCTGTTATAGTACATATAATTTTCTAATGATGTATGAATATTTTCTTTTCCGTTTCCACCGATGAGATATATGCTGTTATTGACTTCCTTTAAGGCGTGTATAATATTGGTATTGATATATTTTCCCATGTAACTGGAAAAAGCATATTTTGAGGTGTAGTCAGGAAGGTGTGCTGCTTCCAGGTAAGCGGAAATATCCTTTTCTTCTATATTTAGTTTATTGTAAAAGTATTCTTCTCTAAAGGATTTTTCAATTGATGCCCTATTAGTAAGCATGTTATAGATAAAGGTTCCAATAACGGGTACGTCGAGTAATAATTTAAAAGCTTTCGTCTGCTTGGATGGGATCTGGTTGGAATCATAAAGATTCTGGGGGTTGATGAAAATCATTTTGTCAACTGCTTCCGGATCGTTGTGGCAAGCCATTAATATAATGGGTGCAGAATCTCCAGTAGCTATTATGTCTGTCTTTTTACCAATAATATTTTTTATGAAATCGATAATAAGCTGCACATATAGATAATTGGTATAGGTCATATTCGGTTTATCCGACAGACCGTATCCTAATAAATCGATGGAATACACTTCGTGATCCTTCGCCAGCATGTCCGTGATTTTACTAAATTCATAAAGAGAGCTTCCTACTTTTAAGTCGTGGATAAGCAGCAAGGGGGAACCTTCTCCTTTTTTTGTATAACGTATCTTGCCGAATCTCCATTCGTAATAGTTATTCTTCGGATAACGAAGGTGATTTTTGGCGATGTATATGGTATAGTAAACTCTGTTTATAATATGAATTACAACAGTAGCAAGTCCTGACAAAATTAAGAGGTGTTTTAATTTCTGCTTCATATAGTGAACCATGTCCTTCCCATAGTTTTATTTTTGATTTACATTTTTATTGTATTATATTTGCAAAGTGATTACAAATAAAATTGTTAAAATGTCTTTTCATAGTATTTATTTTATTATATTATATCAATAGTGATTTTTTGAAGCAATCATTTTACAAAATATTAATAAGATGTGGTATAATATAGTTTAGTAAATTTTTGGTATTGTATGGGGACTCTGGATGCTGAATGAATTATATGTAAATTTAAAAGAAATGTATAATGGTTTTTTTAAAGAACAACAAGAATTACAGGATATGCTAGAGAACAATAAGAATCGAATTTCACAGATTGATAATTATTTGCATGAACATGATGCAGATTTATGGAGAACTGAGAAGATTAATATTGAAAATGATAATCAGTATTATTATCGAAAGATTGATGTTCTAGCCGATAGAATAAAAATTTTGGGTACCGCATTAAATCTTCTTGATAAAATTTCTATTGCTGAATATGATAAGTCGGATATTGATTTGGACAAGCATTTGAGATGTAATCAAAAAAATATTGGCGAGCAACGTCAGATTTTGGATATACAGGAAAAAGAACGTCAGCGTATAGCTCGGGACTTGCACGATACTTCTCTTCAGAATCTTGCTTATTTAGTTCATAAGGTGGAACTTACGTCCATGTATATGGATCAGGATATTATAAAGGCAAAGCTTGAATTGGCTGCCGTAAACAAAAATCTGAAATCTGTTATTCAGGATATAAGGAATACCATTTTTGATTTAAGGCCTATGATTTTTGACGACTTAGGATTAAAGACTGCTTTTGAAAAATTAATTTATAAATTCAGAGAGTCTTCAAATTATGATATTAGATTTGAAGTAGATGAAATCGAGTGTGACAATTCTTTAGTGTTGATGACAATATATAGAATTGTTGAAGAATGTGTTAATAACGCTTTGAAGCATTCGGAGGGAAATAAAGTTGTCTTTACACTGAAAAATGAAAATGGGGGTTGTTCAATTGAGGTTAAAGATAATGGACAAAGCTTTAATTGTAATGAAGCTCTTTCTCCGGAAGAAAGACACTTTGGACTATATATTTTGAAAGAAAGAGTAGAACTTCTTTCAGGAAGTATAAATATTGATTCTAAACCGGGTAGTGGGACTGCCATACATATATTTATTCCTTTGTTGGAGATGTGAGTATATTAATATGTCTGTTTATAAATATTAAGGGGAAAATTTTGTATAAAACTTATAGTTTTTGATGGAGTGACATTATTGTGAGATTATACATTATTATATATGAAATTTTAGGATTTAGTATTTCAAGATTGAAAGATTTGTCCTGAATTGAAAGGAGTAATATTATAAAATGTCAATTAAAGTAATGTTGGTGGATGACCATATTTTGATGAGGGAGGGGATAAAAAATCTTTTGGAGTTCGATGGAAGTATTGAGGTGGTTTCAGAGGCATCGGATGGTGTTGAATGTTTGAGCAATCTAAAGAATATAACGCCTGATATTATTTTGTTAGATATTAATATGCCTGGCAAAAATGGTATAGAGGTATTGACTGAGATTAAGAGGAGAAATATATTTGTAAAAATATTAATGCTGACGGTACATAATGAAGTTGAATATTTGTTGAAGGCGATAGATATTGGAGCTGATGGATATATATTGAAGGATACTGAATCTGCAGAATTGAAACGTGCTA includes:
- the mnmE gene encoding tRNA uridine-5-carboxymethylaminomethyl(34) synthesis GTPase MnmE, with amino-acid sequence MKTDTIAAIATAMADSGIGIVRISGEEAIEIADRMFRTKSGKRILREVVSHTINYGYIVDNSSGEKNDVDEGYLKESNIVDEVMVGVMKSPGSYTTEDTVEINCHGGVLMMNRILELVIKNGARIAEPGEFTKRAFLNGRIDLSKAEAVIDIIHSKNQFALKSSVSQLKGSVSEVVKGLRQELIYEIAFIESALDDPEHISLEGYGERLYEKTDNIISKLKKLLDSADNGMMLKEGINTVIVGKPNAGKSSLLNLLVGEEKAIVTDVAGTTRDVLEESIKLHGISLNIIDTAGIRYTEDVVEKIGVERAIKYASSADLVIFVVDASLPLDESDNHIIQMIAGKKTIILLNKTDLDEVTTEDILSAEIRAVDKAVDASHIRIIKTSTKENIGIDLLEKAIKDMFFQGEISFNDEVFITNMRHKEAIMNAYEDMLQVRRSLEDGMPEDFYSIDLMSSYSSLGTIIGEEVGEDLVNEIFSKFCMGK
- the mnmG gene encoding tRNA uridine-5-carboxymethylaminomethyl(34) synthesis enzyme MnmG; this encodes MFESSIKEKVDVCVVGAGHAGCEAALACARLGLETVIFTVSVDSIALMPCNPNIGGSSKGHLVREIDALGGEMGKNIDKTFIQSKMLNVSKGPAVHSLRAQADKAEYSRLMRKVLENQDHLTIKQAEVCELVIEDNRIVSIKTFTGAIYECKAAILCTGTYLKARCLCGESITYTGPNGLQAANHLTDSLRNLGIEIRRFKTGTPARMDKRSLDFSKMEEQFGDERVVPFSFSTNPEDVQIDQVSCWLTYTNQNTHEIIRGNLDRSPIYAGIIEGTGPRYCPSIEDKVVKFADKERHQVFIEPEGLHTNEMYVGGMSSSLPEDVQLAMYRTVPGMENCRIVRNAYAIEYDCINPRQLYPTLEFKNIKGLFSAGQFNGSSGYEEAAAQGLIAGINAALSIQNKGQLVIDRSEAYIGVLIDDLVTKESFEPYRMMTSRAEYRLILRQDNADLRLREKGYKAGLISEEAYKAVIDKRELINKEIHRLKNTIVGASKNIQEFLSSKESSTLKTGTNMSELICRPELSYEILSEIDVNRQPLPAGVIEQVEIEIKYEGYISRQMRQVEQFKKMEKKKISSDLDYNDIKSLRLEARQKLISYKPVSVGQASRISGVSPADISVLLIYLEQFNKNNNRV
- the rsmG gene encoding 16S rRNA (guanine(527)-N(7))-methyltransferase RsmG — translated: MFEDDLREFGIYLSDVQKSQFMQYYELLVEWNSFMNLTSITDYDEVMKKHFIDSLSIVKAFNYMNENFVGKSGFSLSDMRFDMIDIGTGAGFPGIPLKIVFPDIKITLLDSLQKRIKFLDEVIDKLGLSGIDTLHGRAEDYAKPDKLNKYGTLREKYDLCVSRAVANLSTLSELCLPFVKKDGFFISYKSEKLTDELKEAGKVISLLGGEVEDQIYFKLPDSDINRNLLIIRKVKNTPEKFPRKAGLPVKEPIK
- a CDS encoding alpha/beta hydrolase, producing MKTLKINIGSIPAVIWGEKSDKVYIFVHGKMSCKESAGLFAKIAEEKGYQTISFDLPAHGERQGEKRKCDIWNGKEDLKEVGDYVFSKWERISLFGSSLGAFFSLHAYRDRKFENCLFQSPILDMEYLIHQMFIWFDVSEPILEEKREIETPVDILSWDYYTFVKENPIVKWNVPTHILYGLKDNLQSLKVIEDFTKKFCSVITVSENSEHPFMDESDAPVVENWMRANI
- a CDS encoding alpha/beta hydrolase, whose translation is MKQKLKHLLILSGLATVVIHIINRVYYTIYIAKNHLRYPKNNYYEWRFGKIRYTKKGEGSPLLLIHDLKVGSSLYEFSKITDMLAKDHEVYSIDLLGYGLSDKPNMTYTNYLYVQLIIDFIKNIIGKKTDIIATGDSAPIILMACHNDPEAVDKMIFINPQNLYDSNQIPSKQTKAFKLLLDVPVIGTFIYNMLTNRASIEKSFREEYFYNKLNIEEKDISAYLEAAHLPDYTSKYAFSSYMGKYINTNIIHALKEVNNSIYLIGGNGKENIHTSLENYMYYNSAIEASYIPYTKLLPHMEAPEKTYGYIDVFLTS